A region from the Kazachstania africana CBS 2517 chromosome 11, complete genome genome encodes:
- the ASK10 gene encoding Ask10p (similar to Saccharomyces cerevisiae ASK10 (YGR097W) and YPR115W; ancestral locus Anc_3.438): MSDYFSVKPPGSAADSGSSTPSQLKPNYNRTSSRGMGDDASSIHSSNSQYLMDALPDNLTLKDNVTYSHINTKDYILPKTDEKSPYYVGVPIPNPLPSPGIANESTPSVDASTAPSEGESEAYLVREYPTDILADRFYKWRKILKALIAYLREVAYAQEQFARVNHHLKSSVKFSFLTDIQDGSNKLYDPLLSTKNQQPLTRAQQKLKEQEMENGIGLLDAENPIFNNTHYKENKNRSSTAASGFMNFGTGSIQDIQVILKKHHLAQANQQFKVSKEIVNSLIPNLENLRKDLQFKIKDIKDLHNDFRTNINAHIKLTGQLLNKYIGSIKYMNTHDSLNNLQPKHDPYLLKLQLDLQLKRQTAEENYLQEAFVNLQTSGLKLEKIVYSKIQNCLQRYSALIDSEARLMIKNVCQELQHGILSKPPAMEWDNFVSHHPLCLINWKSNDPMPNPRKISDIVYPNMKSPIAKCIRAGYFIKKSNFAKEYNKGYFVLTPNFLHEFKTSDFFNMGSKNTSTSTTNMTDVSSLSVATPSTSSSTVNLIHNPHHHKKGNSFIPILSIPLNECQLIDSTADSFTLKGRASFIEFQRTASGQHHSRSKSTPYKLEQNALPNASAAKKSTFSKLLRPVKSKHQKKEDLIKKQKEAEIIDTRKQESTNGATWTFKPIQESPTDEEKKHFKKWIQDLNTLTSFSNVNERIKFLDERILKGYHQRSKSAGVRLTASNHTPTSEFNGNASSYFEQNSPMQTNQSGGRPHYIQLQNTNNPSSIELNFRSRINTPAIDDNGNLITMAERRPGPLSNGSYFSYSPSHSGTYTPALSPNYSFNSDGSNNSQSSGQQQYVVNTPAGISITSNGIRQVHSLTNIARHQRNVSLPNSLMAMNNNVVSVHSPNSLNSDNSQGGYFAIPLHSGDQQQQQQVSPNLSRITTSHNSSIIVTAPSPNPEELTKKMTFPLSRTSSRGTTTVGTRHASIGSQNTIPKSPANDQEVKEQLPSLPHLKKTPSTGSLPTMTVTDNGTAPSDAPFYQRGNGSATNLTSSRVHTVRKHKKNVSFSSLNSLMFSKKNNSGFAGNQILHGGGILEADDDGDSGDEDKAAIKLNRSIYS, translated from the coding sequence ATGTCTGATTATTTCAGTGTAAAGCCTCCTGGCAGTGCTGCTGATAGTGGTTCATCCACTCCGTCTCAGTTGAAACCTAACTATAATAGGACTTCGTCCAGAGGCATGGGGGATGACGCTTCTTCTATTCATTCTAGTAACTCTCAATATCTTATGGATGCTCTCCCCGATAATTTAACTCTGAAAGATAATGTAACTTATTCACATATTAACACTAAGGATTACATTTTGCCAAAGACTGATGAGAAATCGCCTTATTATGTTGGTGTTCCTATTCCAAACCCTCTACCTTCTCCAGGTATCGCTAATGAAAGTACTCCGTCTGTGGATGCATCCACCGCCCCCTCTGAAGGAGAATCAGAAGCTTATTTGGTCAGAGAGTATCCTACAGATATTCTGGCTGATAGATTTTATAAATGGAGAAAGATCTTAAAGGCTCTGATTGCATACTTGAGAGAAGTTGCCTATGCTCAGGAACAATTTGCAAGAGTTAACCATCATTTGAAAAGCTCAGTCAAATTCTCCTTTTTAACTGATATCCAAGATGGTTCCAATAAACTTTACGACCCATTATTATCTACAAAGAATCAACAACCACTAACGAGAGCTCAacagaaattaaaagaacaagaaatggaaaacGGTATTGGTCTATTAGATGCTGAAAACcctattttcaataacacTCATTACaaggaaaataaaaatCGCAGCAGTACTGCTGCATCAGGTTTCATGAATTTTGGAACCGGTTCCATTCAAGATATTCAAGTtatattaaagaaacatCATTTAGCACAGGCAAATCAACAATTTAAAGTATCAAAAGAAATCGTTAACTCATTAATTCCCaacttggaaaatttaCGTAAAGATTTACAgttcaaaattaaagacATTAAAGATCTTCACAACGATTTCAGAACAAACATCAATGCACACATCAAATTAACAGGTCAGTTATTGAACAAATACATCGgatcaatcaaatatatgaATACTCATGACTCATTAAACAATTTACAACCAAAACATGACCCTTATTTGTTAAAGTTACAACTGGAtttacaattgaaaagacaGACAGCTGAAGAAAACTATTTACAAGAAGCTTTCGTAAATTTACAGACATCAGGGTTAAAACTAGAAAAGATCgtttattcaaagattcAGAACTGTTTACAACGTTATTCTGCTTTAATTGATTCAGAAGCTCGTTTGATGATCAAAAATGTCTGTCAAGAACTACAACATGGTATATTATCAAAACCTCCAGCAATGGAATGGGATAATTTTGTATCCCACCATCCATTATGTTTAATCAATTGGAAATCAAATGATCCAATGCCAAACccaagaaaaatttcagatattGTTTATCCAAATATGAAGTCCCCTATAGCAAAATGTATTAGAGCAGGttattttatcaaaaaatctAATTTTGCTAAAGAGTATAACAAGGgatattttgttttgacgccaaattttcttcatgAGTTCAAGACTAGcgatttctttaatatgGGTTCTAAGAACACTTCAACGTCTACTACTAATATGACCGATGTCAGTTCTTTAAGCGTAGCAACTCCTTCTACCTCCTCATCAACAGTCAACCTTATCCACAACCCTCATCACCATAAAAAAGGTAATTCATttattccaattttgagTATACCGTTGAATGAATGTCAGCTAATCGATTCAACTGCGGATTCTTTCACGTTGAAAGGTAGGGCATCCTTCAtagaatttcaaagaactGCATCAGGTCAACATCACTCTCGTTCCAAGTCAACCCCATATAAACTGGAACAAAATGCTTTGCCAAATGCATCTGCGGCTAAAAAGTctactttttcaaaattattgagaCCAGTAAAGTCAAAACAccaaaagaaagaagatctAATTAAGAAACAGAAAGAGGCTGAAATTATAGATACAAGAAAGCAGGAATCAACAAATGGTGCCACTTGGACTTTTAAACCAATCCAAGAATCACCaactgatgaagaaaagaagcatTTCAAGAAGTGGATTCAAGACTTAAACACTTTAACTTCTTTCAGTAACGttaatgaaagaattaaatttcttgatgAAAGGATCCTAAAGGGATATCACCAAAGATCAAAGAGTGCGGGTGTTAGACTAACAGCTTCCAATCACACTCCCACCTCTGAATTTAATGGAAATGCTTCCTCGTACTTCGAACAAAACTCTCCTATGCAAACCAACCAAAGTGGGGGGAGACCTCATTATATTCAACTACAAAATACGAACAAcccttcttcaattgaacTAAATTTCCGCTCAAGAATAAACACACCTGCGATCGATGATAATGGGAATTTGATAACCATGGCAGAAAGAAGACCAGGCCCACTCTCTAATGGTTCATACTTCTCTTACTCTCCATCACATTCGGGAACATATACTCCAGCTTTGTCCCCAAATTATTCATTCAACTCGGATGGATCAAATAACAGCCAATCTTCTGGTCAACAGCAATATGTAGTCAACACTCCTGCTGGTATCTCCATTACCAGTAATGGCATCAGACAGGTTCATTCTTTAACTAATATTGCGCGTCACCAAAGAAATGTCTCTTTAccaaattctttaatggcaatgaataataatgttGTTTCAGTACATTCTCCAAACAGTCTGAACTCTGACAATAGTCAAGGTGGCTATTTTGCAATTCCTTTACACAGTGGCGatcaacagcaacaacaacaggTTTCTCCCAATCTATCTAGAATTACTACGTCTCATAATAGTAGCATAATTGTCACAGCCCCCTCTCCAAACCCGGAGGAACtgacaaagaaaatgacattCCCTCTTTCAAGGACCTCAAGCCGCGGTACAACGACAGTAGGCACAAGACATGCATCTATTGGATCTCAAAATACCATTCCGAAGAGTCCAGCCAACGACCAAGAAGTAAAAGAACAATTACCTAGTCTCCCGCATCTAAAGAAGACACCAAGTACTGGTAGTCTACCAACTATGACGGTGACTGATAATGGTACTGCTCCTTCGGATGCACCATTTTATCAAAGGGGGAATGGGAGTGCTACAAATTTAACTAGCTCAAGAGTTCACACCGTTAGAAAGCACAAGAAGAACGTTTCCTTTAGTTCATTGAATAGTTTAATGTTCTCgaaaaagaacaattcAGGTTTTGCTGGAAACCAAATTTTACATGGTGGTGGTATACTCGAGGCcgatgatgatggtgaCTCTggtgatgaagataaagcTGCTATTAAACTCAATAGATCTATTTACTCATGA
- the RRP46 gene encoding exosome non-catalytic core subunit RRP46 (similar to Saccharomyces cerevisiae RRP46 (YGR095C); ancestral locus Anc_3.434) → MQVQTGYLNKVDGSSHYENKSVKVICSVTGPIEPKARQELPTQLALEVTVRPAIGVPTTREITLQDKIRGVISPIICRYKYPRQLCQITLQILESGEEETLFNVKELIGCINSTVFALIDAAIAINSIAVGVSMAVMGDGTFIVDPSNEQLKKSVSTHALVFQLVDGSKVVENVLLLDSFGNFDESTLFEVLEYGEKHALSLAKDFRKTIETKIKKDLFM, encoded by the coding sequence ATGCAAGTTCAAACAGGTTATTTGAACAAAGTGGATGGTTCATCCCACTATGAGAACAAGTCCGTCAAAGTGATATGTTCAGTAACGGGTCCAATCGAGCCTAAAGCTCGTCAAGAACTACCAACACAGTTGGCTCTGGAAGTCACAGTTCGTCCCGCTATCGGTGTACCAACAACTAGAGAAATCACTTTACAAGACAAAATTCGTGGTGTCATAAGCCCCATTATTTGTCGTTATAAATATCCAAGGCAGCTGTGCCAAATAACGCTACAAATTTTAGAGTCCGGTGAAGAGGAAACTTTATTTAATGTTAAAGAACTTATTGGCTGCATTAACTCGACCGTATTCGCTCTCATTGACGCTGCTATTGCCATAAACAGTATTGCCGTGGGCGTTTCCATGGCAGTAATGGGAGATGGAACTTTTATCGTGGATCCAAGCAACGAacaattgaagaaatctGTCTCTACTCACGCTTTGGTTTTCCAACTAGTAGACGGTTCAAAAGTTGTAGAAAACGTGCTGCTGTTAGACAgttttggaaattttgatgaatcgACCCTATTTGAAGTGTTAGAGTACGGTGAGAAACACGCTCTATCATTAGCGAAAGATTTCAGGAAAACTATAGAAaccaaaataaaaaaagactTGTTCATGTAA
- the ESP1 gene encoding separase (similar to Saccharomyces cerevisiae ESP1 (YGR098C); ancestral locus Anc_3.441): MAKPEDPLKEVTLNTPVRKITLPLENYSLANSMTRGKENSLNIKNNVGFLEAYELSQGSVSEFMKLAVYGRTQMNQLHESIANLYNLLIRTHSHQHIRTLVKQHLAVIAKLLTQGQINEAIFEMLLLYNETNPFKVKNLHDILLSDLTYCNKYYLSTLKVMALQAIIKGKQAFQYQETVLYLFSNDDRYLLKDPKVKIPLLVKLLLNFFTISPKYKMLFGMKFLQYIAQYELDFSVYIKNIELLDFEKQLKKFMSEDKLLMKFLNSYYIHYSRYNQSMTKIMLTDLTNLQAIDSKRPTMNFSDMEAILSSASPLSYSDMDILISHAQKMLESPSTDGESIAHKMQLLDNLWTRIRSENFKSTKWYLRLFDKVLAFVNSNMKKILDNTTPALHLLDNLSEYCIQYEQFKRMSNVVNVIFNFAVISKNSILLSSAAKLEMISFIMNTEKQSFGYVISRFEKLLSATSSTKLKIELFNFIYNIHIFSHFDTFADIFEYCQKISIRCFPKLNLQEYIEFQQCSEVMLSLVYANSSTIGIPTEQWFTISNMLFSSINGNLSVDMGKLNTKLDKRHFLYRYEVLIKTSYLLNLEMSKHITINLSQLTKLYVHKWVHNVSNLNERISLFEIEFLKSLLQYLSFNNFNKIIIDLVGNLQLNQRYYKHIILLAERYLLEAVINLQMTDHVRSIEEGLNQSPIDLKEAKIETLIIYSEMVARIVTWKNDTSNFEKLFIQDLPILRKDLYDIANSTNMSTSLYVKVLLFNINLFIASCKLHMSDYNVLAATIEGKRALKVALSLLKKQHQFSQGSRLALIKSLMAAYETLIGIYIKIGLSKDADFYAKELSRIVADLGEPSIVYNCLHFLYEYYCLTEQDSLKSITLEKANKAFDYIDGEHDIQSLTKYLYDNGEHEKLQQSLNLFFGKDNECSLLPKLWMLKLGRTIEAQLYPEEYSSFNSINHVDKSFKHVLNQIDIDPFFKDVFDSALAIPSIKNVPVAIVPKNVLSLVVGEGSGSNVTDSPRSSNMTPKSKHMRQIFDRVAAINNLRIMKTTVESLNIDYLNNHEVKKVSSLYSLTSNLFSAITLNESKTNNGLVNNFYLSDLPKSMPLYFDKTIVKTNKNVYEKLDLLSFASFQDNVTAERNDVLSAQEKILNSTHSFNVISIDICPVTGNLLLSKIDTVKKRRILLNIPLNGSNARDLDSLHLSFKEARKELQNIIDESDKTTSAEVTSKITTSDARKAWWRKRYDLDKRLQNLLEKVEATWFNGFRGFFSHDLIDEDAFEDFKKSFYNVLHQTLPSRKQFGGPLTFTHIEDWIIELFLKINPQDQDFITMMEDLIYFVLDTLRFHGEENAYDEIDLSVLHVQLEEHIKRYHSRVKRRTQISHTFLIVSSTCHLFPWETLSFMKDISVTRVPSVRCLQKLLEAHASDSFPLNVPLSSNISMVLNPHGDLKRTESSFKELFEKTAETLPGSKLIMNKRPTEEELVSMLTESNLFIYVGHNGGEQYIRSKEIKKLNSVSASFLLGCSSASMKYYGKLEPTGTVYSHLLGGSPLVLGNLWDVTDKDIDKFSQNVFEKIGFVKNIEGEVSGYKTLSEAVTESRDTCHLKFLNGAAPVVYGLPARFV, encoded by the coding sequence ATGGCAAAGCCAGAGGACCCGTTGAAAGAAGTAACATTGAATACTCCCGTACGGAAGATTACGTTACCTTTAGAGAACTATTCACTTGCCAATTCCATGACCAGGGGCAAAGAAAACAGTCTGAATATTAAGAATAATGTAGGGTTCCTTGAAGCCTATGAATTGAGTCAAGGTAGTGTCTCAGAGTTCATGAAACTCGCAGTGTACGGTAGGACGcaaatgaatcaattgcACGAATCAATAGCAAATTTGTATAATCTTCTGATTCGAACCCATTCACACCAGCATATTAGGACCCTTGTGAAACAGCATTTAGCTGTCATTGCGAAACTTTTAACGCAAGGTCAAATTAATGAAGCAATTTTTGAGATGCTGTTGCTGTACAATGAGACAAATCCATTCAAAGTGAAGAATTTGCACGACATTTTGCTTTCTGACTTAACATATTGTAACAAATACTACCTATCCACATTGAAAGTAATGGCTTTACAGGCTATAATCAAGGGGAAACAagcttttcaatatcaagaaaCAGTTTTATACTTATTCTCTAACGATGACAGATATCTGCTGAAAGATCCAAAGGTTAAAATACCTCTTTTAGTAAAACTACtacttaatttttttacgATCTCTCCCAAATACAAAATGCTGTTTGGCATGAAATTTCTACAGTATATTGCCCAATATGAATTAGATTTTTCAGTGTACATTAAAAACATAGAGCTTctagattttgaaaaacaactaaaaaaatttatgtCAGAGGATAAACtcttaatgaaatttcttaaTTCCTACTATATTCATTATTCTCGATATAATCAAAGTATGACCAAAATTATGCTTACAGATTTAACAAATCTACAAGCGATAGACAGCAAAAGACCGACAATGAACTTTTCTGATATGGAGGCAATCCTTTCAAGCGCCTCACCTTTATCCTATTCTGATATGGATATTTTAATATCACATGCTCAAAAAATGTTGGAATCTCCTTCCACTGACGGCGAATCTATAGCACATAAAATGCAGTTACTTGATAATCTATGGACTAGAATAAGGtcagaaaatttcaaatcgACTAAATGGTATCTTCGTTTATTTGATAAGGTATTGGCATTCGTAAATTCCaacatgaaaaaaatcttgGACAATACCACTCCTGCTTTGCATTTATTGGATAATTTATCAGAGTATTGCATTCAATACGAACAGTTCAAGAGAATGTCAAATGTTGTTAATgttatatttaatttcGCTGTCATTTCAAAGAACTCGATATTGTTATCCTCGGCAGCAAAATTGGAGATGATTTCCTTCATAATGAACACCGAAAAGCAGAGTTTTGGGTATGTTATTTCGAGGTTTGAAAAACTTCTTTCAGCAACATCGTCGACAAAGCTCAAAATTGagcttttcaattttatttataatattcacATCTTTTCCCACTTTGACACTTTCGCCGATATTTTCGAATACTGTCAAAAGATTTCTATTCGTTGCTTCCCTAAATTGAACTTACAAGAATACATCGAGTTTCAGCAATGCTCAGAAGTAATGCTCTCGTTAGTCTATGCCAACTCAAGTACAATCGGAATTCCAACGGAACAATGGTTTACTATATCAAATATGTTGTTCTCCTCTATAAATGGCAATCTATCTGTTGATATGGGTAAACTCAATACGAAACTTGACAAGcgtcattttctttatagaTACGAAGTTCTGATAAAGACTTCTTATCTTCTGAATTTAGAAATGAGTAAACATATAACTATTAATCTATCGCAACTTACAAAATTGTACGTCCATAAATGGGTTCATAATGTTTcgaatttgaatgaaagaatatctttgtttgaaattgaatttttaaaatcattgcttcaatatttgagttttaataattttaacaaaattataattGATCTTGTCGGAAATTTGCAACTCAATCAAAGATATTATAAACATATAATTTTGCTAGCTGAACGCTATTTGCTAGAAGCTGTGATCAATTTACAAATGACAGATCACGTTCGTTCTATTGAGGAGGGTTTGAATCAATCCCCTATTGATCTTAAGGAAGCAAAAATTGAAACGttaataatatattcaGAAATGGTTGCACGAATAGTAACATGGAAAAATGACACATCTAATTTcgaaaaattattcatcCAAGACTTACCTATACTGCGCAAAGATCTATATGATATTGCAAATTCGACCAATATGTCAACATCGCTATACGTGAAGGTTCTTTTGTTCAATATTAACCTGTTTATTGCATCATGCAAATTGCATATGTCCGACTACAATGTTCTGGCTGCAACTATAGAGGGTAAACGGGCCCTAAAAGTAGCATTATCtctgttgaagaaacaacATCAATTCTCGCAAGGGTCGAGGCTAGCCTTGATTAAATCGTTGATGGCAGCTTATGAAACGTTGATAGGTATCTACATTAAGATTGGGCTTTCAAAGGATGCTGATTTTTACGCCAAAGAGCTATCGCGAATTGTTGCAGATCTTGGTGAGCCATCGATCGTCTATAATTGCTTACATTTCCTTTAtgaatattattgtttAACGGAACAAGActctttgaaatcaataacTTTGGAAAAGGCCAACAAAGCGTTCGATTATATAGATGGAGAACATGATATTCAAAGTCTTACAAAATACCTTTATGACAACGGGGAgcatgaaaaattacaacaatctttgaatcttttttttggaaaagataATGAGTGTAGTCTTTTACCCAAACTATGGATGCTGAAATTAGGGCGCACTATTGAAGCGCAATTGTATCCCGAAGAATattcttcattcaattccaTTAATCATGTTGACAAGAGTTTCAAGCATGTTTTAAACCAGATTGATATTGATCCCTTCTTCAAAGATGTTTTTGATTCTGCACTGGCAATTCCATCCATAAAGAATGTTCCTGTTGCAATAGTTCCAAAAAATGTACTATCTCTAGTAGTCGGGGAAGGATCCGGATCGAACGTGACCGATTCTCCAAGATCCTCGAATATGACACCAAAATCTAAGCATATGAGGCAAATTTTTGACAGAGTGGCTGCCATAAATAATCTAAGAATAATGAAAACGACAGTTGAGTCTTTAAACATAGACTACCTGAATAATCATGAAGTCAAAAAAGTTTCATCACTATATTCATTAACCTCCAACTTATTCTCAGCTATCACATTGAATGAATCTAAAACAAACAACGGGTTGGTGAATAATTTCTACCTTTCAGATCTTCCAAAATCAATGccattatattttgataaaactATAGTCAAAACGAACAAGAATGTTTATGAAAAGCTAGATCTACTCTCATTTGCATCTTTCCAGGATAATGTAACTGCAGAAAGAAACGATGTTCTGTCAgcacaagaaaaaattttgaactcGACTCACTCATTTAACGTGATTTCCATTGACATCTGTCCGGTTACGGGAAATCTACTGCTTTCTAAAATCGACACCgtgaagaagagaagaattcttttgaatattcCCCTCAATGGAAGCAATGCTAGAGATTTAGATTCTTTACATTTGTCTTTCAAAGAGGCCAGAAAGGAACTCcaaaatataattgatgaaagtgACAAAACTACGTCGGCAGAAGTAACAAGCAAGATTACCACAAGTGATGCAAGAAAAGCATGGTGGAGAAAAAGATATGATTTGGACAAGAGattacaaaatttattagaaaaagttGAAGCAACTTGGTTTAATGGCTTTAGAGGATTTTTTAGTCACGatttaattgatgaagatgcctttgaagatttcaaaaaatcattttaCAACGTCTTACACCAAACATTACCTAGTAGGAAACAATTCGGAGGTCCCTTGACTTTCACGCATATAGAAGATTGGatcattgaattatttCTCAAGATAAACCCTCAGGATCAAGATTTCATAACAATGATGGAggatttgatatattttgtatTGGATACATTACGCTTTCATGGGGAAGAAAATGCCTACGACGAAATTGATTTGAGTGTGTTACATGTACAGCTCGAGGAACATATTAAAAGGTACCATTCTAGAGTGAAGAGAAGAACTCAAATATCACATACATTTTTGATAGTCAGTAGCACTTGCCACTTATTTCCCTGGGAAACGTTATCTTTCATGAAAGATATATCTGTCACGAGGGTGCCGTCTGTGAGGTGCTTGCAAAAGTTATTGGAAGCGCATGCTTCTGATTCTTTTCCACTCAATGTACCTCTGTCCAGTAATATTTCCATGGTACTTAACCCGCATGGTGATTTAAAACGGACAGAATCTAGCTTCAAAGAACTGTTTGAGAAAACTGCAGAGACTTTACCAGGATcgaaattgataatgaacAAGAGGCCAACTGAAGAAGAGCTAGTAAGTATGTTGACGGAATCAAATTTGTTCATTTATGTAGGTCATAATGGTGGTGAGCAATACATACGTagtaaagaaattaagaaaCTGAACTCGGTGTCGGCAAGCTTCTTACTAGGCTGCTCCTCCGCGAGTATGAAATATTATGGCAAACTTGAGCCTACGGGTACCGTTTACTCTCATTTGTTAGGTGGTAGTCCACTGGTATTAGGAAATTTATGGGATGTTACGgataaagatattgataaattcagTCAAAATgtctttgaaaagattggaTTTGTAAAGAATATCGAGGGAGAAGTCTCAGGATACAAGACTTTAAGTGAAGCAGTGACAGAATCAAGAGATACATGTCACCTTAAGTTTTTAAATGGTGCAGCTCCTGTAGTCTACGGCCTACCAGCTCGGTTCGTTTAA
- the KAFR0K01600 gene encoding flavin reductase family protein (ancestral locus Anc_3.439): protein MTTPGLFLQAMKKMCMPTMIVTSSSVMGSSPMDYHGLTITSMASLSINPRPLVQFNVRIPSATSTNLWAHNLFAIHFLNPETSSVSLAQRFAKHGLDGPSRPFMGLKQGLDYSLYKNNLNNEVELPILEQVDRILICKKKDAFAVQDHEIWVGEVVDILNRKEEVTGGVLHCNKKFFQLGDEL from the coding sequence ATGACTACTCCAGGCCTGTTTTTACAAGCTATGAAAAAGATGTGTATGCCTACCATGATCGTGACTTCATCTTCTGTCATGGGATCTTCTCCGATGGATTACCATGGGCTTACGATAACATCGATGGCGTCCTTATCCATAAATCCTAGACCATTGGTTCAATTCAATGTACGGATACCCTCTGCAACATCAACTAATCTCTGGGCTCACAATCTGTTTGCGATTCACTTTCTCAATCCTGAGACCTCTTCTGTAAGCTTGGCTCAAAGATTTGCTAAGCATGGTCTAGACGGGCCATCCAGGCCTTTTATGGGCTTGAAACAAGGTCTTGATTATTCCTTATACAAAAATAACTTAAATAATGAGGTCGAACTTCCAATTTTGGAACAAGTGGACCGTATACTAATATGTAAAAAAAAGGATGCATTTGCTGTGCAGGATCATGAAATTTGGGTAGGTGAAGTTGTTGACATTTTGAATAGAAAGGAGGAAGTTACAGGCGGTGTATTGCACTGTAATAAGAAATTCTTTCAGCTTGGAGATGAACTGTGA
- the TPC1 gene encoding thiamine transporter TPC1 (similar to Saccharomyces cerevisiae TPC1 (YGR096W); ancestral locus Anc_3.435), giving the protein MTRDVGQDHLRRGQEVSTFKSFLAGSVSGVAARTVTAPMDILKIRLQITPYTRNATNVLSHQSRVWGMVKDIVTKEGLRGFWKGNIPGSIMYVIYGGIQFSSYSKFNWALKSFNWPDQVHSAVVGALAGFTGSLCAYPFDVLRTRFVANKERTSFKLGKMITDIWRTEGLQGFYRGCSISIVAITISSSVIFGTYETIKIYCDERLSKESHSWLYRSLSSSAGAIGGITSKIITFPIDTVRRRVQIKDSQHLGSFFNEHSERLYLSHQHRGSMKMAMSILQKEGILGLYRGLLVSLCKNVPTTMVSLWTYEQIVKQIT; this is encoded by the coding sequence ATGACCAGAGATGTTGGACAGGATCACCTGAGGAGGGGACAGGAAGTCAGCACTTTCAAGAGTTTCTTGGCTGGGAGCGTCTCGGGAGTGGCAGCCAGGACGGTCACAGCGCCAATGGATATACTGAAGATCAGATTACAGATCACACCTTATACTAGGAATGCGACCAACGTATTGTCGCACCAATCCAGAGTATGGGGGATGGTGAAGGATATTGTCACAAAGGAAGGATTGCGTGGATTCTGGAAGGGTAATATTCCAGGATCAATAATGTACGTCATCTATGGCGGAATTCAGTTCAGTTCATATTCCAAGTTTAATTGGGCATTGAAATCCTTCAACTGGCCTGATCAGGTCCATAGTGCCGTAGTGGGTGCGTTGGCAGGATTCACTGGGTCTCTATGTGCATATCCATTTGACGTCTTGAGAACTCGATTTGTTGCcaataaagaaagaacatCCTTCAAATTGGGGAAGATGATCACAGATATATGGAGAACAGAGGGGTTGCAAGGATTTTATCGTGGATGCAGTATTTCTATTGTCGCAATAACCATTTCATCATCCGTGATTTTTGGTACTTATGAGACTATCAAGATCTATTGTGACGAAAGGCTATCGAAAGAGTCGCATAGCTGGCTATACCGCAGTCTGAGCAGTAGTGCAGGTGCCATAGGTGGAATAACGTCCAAGATTATTACATTTCCAATCGATACTGTCCGTAGAAGGGTGCAAATAAAGGATTCGCAACATTTGGGaagtttcttcaatgaaCACAGCGAACGATTGTACCTTTCCCACCAGCACCGAGGATCCATGAAGATGGCCATGAGTATACTGCAAAAGGAGGGCATTCTGGGTCTGTATCGCGGATTACTGGTAAGTTTATGCAAGAACGTTCCTACCACAATGGTCAGTCTGTGGACGTATGAACAGATCGTTAAACAGATAACGTGA